From the genome of Palaemon carinicauda isolate YSFRI2023 chromosome 6, ASM3689809v2, whole genome shotgun sequence, one region includes:
- the LOC137643297 gene encoding uncharacterized protein — MESLSTNVPVQETIQIIVNNVYRSDNVPFLFLKPDILESCAIEPLSFHTEENSCVVDGIAMVSPLGDLFAIMYMAAVDDRTFSHEKPKIYARYVDDIFITISRPDEPKKPFGSLKANSILNFATEAKRKILFLTLMTLLINNKSSVPDHSLRNLQMLAVASMHRESVQTHP; from the coding sequence ATGGAAAGCCTGTCCACCAATGTCCCAGTTCAGGAGACCATCCAAATTATCGTAAATAATGTCTACAGATCTGATAATGTCCCCTTTTTATTCCTGAAGCCAGACATACTTGAATCCTGTGCAATTGAACCCCTTTCTTTTCACACAGAGGAGAACTCTTGCGTGGTAGATGGCATAGCAATGGTATCCCCACTTGGTGATCTCTTTGCCATCATGTACATGGCTGCTGTGGATGATAGAACTTTCAGTCACGAGAAGCCTAAGATCTATGCAAGATATGTAGATGACATTTTTATCACTATTAGTAGACCTGATGAACCAAAGAAGCCTTTTGGTTCCTTAAAAGCTAATTCAATTCTAAACTTTGCAAccgaagcaaaaagaaaaatactctTCCTTACCTTGATGACCTTGTTAATAAACAACAAATCCAGTGTGCCAGATCATTCTTTACGAAATCTACAAATGTTAGCCGTTGCCTCAATGCACAGGGAGAGTGTCCAGACTCATCCATGA